The following are encoded in a window of Mumia flava genomic DNA:
- a CDS encoding heme o synthase, with protein sequence MTATDPEIHAAQRARSEVSGGRPRVADVVGAYVGLMKPRIIELLLLTTVPVMFLAAQGVPPLWPVIATLVGGTLSAGSANALNCVFDADIDQRMRRTRRRPLPRHAVTTRAALWFGLTLAVVSTLWLGLLVNWLSAGLALAANVFYVVGYTMLLKRRTTQNIVWGGAAGCFPALIGWTAVTGELAWAPVVLFAVVFFWTPPHFWALAIRYREDYAAADVPMLPAVAPASVVARKILSYSYVMVATSLLLWPVVPTGWFYPTAAAVLGAAFLVEAHLLHARAQRSSELAELKPMRLFHWSNAYLAFLFVAAAVDPFLR encoded by the coding sequence GTGACCGCAACCGACCCCGAGATCCACGCTGCCCAGCGGGCTCGCTCCGAGGTCTCCGGCGGTCGTCCCCGCGTCGCCGACGTCGTCGGCGCGTACGTCGGTCTGATGAAGCCGCGGATCATCGAGCTGCTGCTGCTGACCACGGTGCCGGTGATGTTCCTGGCAGCGCAGGGCGTGCCGCCGCTGTGGCCGGTGATCGCCACGCTCGTCGGCGGGACGCTGTCGGCCGGGAGCGCGAACGCCCTGAACTGCGTCTTCGACGCCGACATCGACCAGCGGATGCGCCGGACCCGGCGTCGCCCGCTGCCGCGGCACGCGGTCACGACCCGCGCGGCGCTGTGGTTCGGACTGACCCTCGCGGTCGTCTCGACGCTGTGGCTCGGTCTGCTCGTGAACTGGCTGTCGGCCGGTCTCGCGCTCGCCGCCAACGTCTTCTACGTCGTCGGCTACACGATGCTGCTCAAGCGGCGCACCACCCAGAACATCGTGTGGGGAGGCGCCGCGGGCTGCTTCCCCGCGCTGATCGGCTGGACCGCCGTCACCGGCGAGCTCGCGTGGGCCCCGGTGGTGCTGTTCGCCGTGGTGTTCTTCTGGACGCCGCCGCACTTCTGGGCGCTCGCGATCCGCTACCGCGAGGACTACGCGGCGGCGGACGTGCCTATGCTGCCCGCGGTCGCGCCCGCCTCGGTGGTCGCCCGCAAGATCCTCTCGTACTCCTACGTCATGGTCGCGACGTCGCTGCTGCTCTGGCCCGTCGTGCCGACCGGGTGGTTCTACCCGACCGCAGCCGCCGTGCTCGGAGCCGCCTTCCTGGTCGAGGCCCACCTCCTGCACGCACGGGCGCAGCGCAGCTCGGAGCTGGCGGAGCTGAAGCCGATGCGGCTGTTCCACTGGTCGAACGCCTATCTCGCGTTCCTCTTCGTCGCGGCTGCGGTCGACCCCTTCCTGCGCTGA